The Juglans regia cultivar Chandler chromosome 10, Walnut 2.0, whole genome shotgun sequence genome includes the window GTAAAAGATAAGGCCCCTGGAcctgatggtttctctatggggtttttccaagattgttgggaggtgataaaAGAGGATCTtttgaaggtgtttcaggagttgCACTCGGctgagaaatttgagaaaagtcttaacaccACTCTCCTTGCTTTAATACCTAAAAAGGTGGGGTCTTGTGAGATAATGGATTATCGGCCTATTAGTCTAGTGAATGGagtttacaatattatttctaaAGTACTAGCTAATCGGTTGAGTGTGGTGTTGGGAAAGATTGTtactaagcctcaaaatgctttcgtAAAGGGTAGACAGATTCTTGATGTGAttctaattgctaatgaatgtccGGACAGCAGATTGAAGGCTGGGAGTTCAGGGATTCTatgcaagttagatatggaaaaggcttatgttcatgttaattgggattttctcttGTACTTATTGGATatgtgtggttttggggagaggtggaGGTCATGGATCAGCTGGTGTATTTCTACGGTAAGATTCTCTGTATTGATCAATGGCAACCCTAAGGGTTTTTTTTACGAGTtctcgtggcttgagacaaggggatccgttatctctTCTACTCTTTGTTATTGTCATGGAGGaactaagcaggatgatctcgGCTTTGGTGGCTAATGGTTTTGCAAGTGGTTTTCAGGTTGGATCCTCGAGTAGGGGtattactactatttcttatttgttgtttgcagatgatacgcttattatgtgtgaGGCCAATCCCGATCAGTTGCGTGTTGTGAAGGCGttgcttctttgttttgaagttgtgtCTTGTTTAAAAGTGAACTAtaataaatccgagttggtgTCGATTGGGGGAGTCCAGAATGTCTGAGAGTTGGCAAGGAtattgggttgtaagatagcgtCTCTTCCTATGATGTACCTAGTACTCCCGTTGGGTATAAATTCGAGGACTTGCTCGATATAGGATAcggtgattgaaaaaatagagaggcGACTGGtaggttggaagagaatgtacttgtcgaaagggggCCGGATTACGTTGATCaagagtacactttctaacCCACCCACCTATATCTTATCCTTATTTCCTATACCGGCAAGTGTGGCCGATagacttgagaagttacaaagagattttctgtggggtGGTTTAGGAaaggaatttaaatttcatttagtcaAGTAGGAGAAGGTTTGCCATCCTATCTCCAGTGGCGGCTTGGGTATTAGAAACTTGAGGTTGTTTAATCAGGCGTTACttgaaaatggttgtggcgatataCTAAAGAACAGGAAGCCTTATGGAAAGTAGTGATTGAGAAGAAGTATGGTGGGGAGGgatggtgtactagagaagttagaggtacctatggagtggggctatggaaacatataagaagagggtgGGAGGCCTTCCATCATCATATTCGGTTTTGGTTGGATACAAGGTttaagatcagattttggaaggatgcttggTATGGTAACAGTGCCCTTCAAGATTTGtttcctttacttttcttgattgcaagtgATAAAGATGCtacagtggcggaggttatgggAAGTGCAGGTGGGAGTACAcactggaatatcaatttcatcaaggaggcacaagattgggaggtGTAGAGTTTTGTAGATTTGTATAGTCTGTTGTATTCTTGTCGTCCGAATGTCCAGCAGGAAGATGGTTTGTGGTGGACTCCTGCAGGGAGATGGGTATTCACAGTTAGATCcttttataaggttctcacacaagaacccgagatacagtttccttggagaaggctttggaaGAACAAGGCTCCACCCAAAGCTTCcttttttgtgtggacagcaTCCTTAGGCAAGAttctcactacggataatctaatAAAGAGAAGGATAATCATTACAGActggtgctgcatgtgtaaaAGTGGGGGTGAGTCAGTAAATcatctacttttacattgtgaggttgctaggTCTCTCTGGTATGAGGTGCTTAATAGAATGGACCTAGTGTGGGTGATGCCAGAATCTGTGGTGGAAATGTTGGCGTGCTGGACCCCCATTCAAGGTGTGCAACAGATCAAAGcagtttggaaaatgattccgatctgtatcatgtggtgcttgtggaagGAACGCAATGagcggacatttgaagacaaagagagatctatGGCAAAGcttaaagtttttttctttaggactctttgtacttgggcaatTGCTATAAACTACAATGAcatgaactttcatgatttcttagtttctaatgcgCCTACATAGATAGGGCGTAATGACCTTTGTAACTGGCAGTTTGTTGCCCATTCttgaattaataatacttgtttacttataaaaaaaaaaaaacttcatgtCTAACTGCCCTGTGAGACCTTTGTGAGATTTTATGCTTTACCTTTTTAtagtaagaaaatataattatgtaataatttcttcattcttacttataaaaaaaaaaaattcttcattctttttttttaggaaaattctaaacAGCAGCCGGTTTTATTTTCTACACTACTCACCAGTTTAATTTTGTCCATGTCACGGTTCAGCTGATCCGGAACACTAACAGAACTGCAAGACCAGTCATTTTTCTCCTGCACATCTCTCCTCCCTCCGATCCTCTCCCATCTTGGCTTCAACAAGCTTGCTACTGCCGCACCCTCTCTTTCCTACTCCACCGCCTACACAGCCTGACCCGGTCCCTACACTCTCTACGCTCCCTCAGATTGTTGCATCTCTTGCTCCATCCCCAGCCACCTTCAATAACAAATTTTTCCTGGCCTCACCGTCGACTATCTCCGGAAGCTTTGCTTTCAGTACCAGGATTGAGACGTTGAGCCCAGGCCGATGCATCGCCATCACCTCCGAAAGGTCCAAGAATGGTTTCTACACAATGTTTATTTCCCTCggttttgtttggttgctgagagaAACAGTGTACTTACACAATTTCTTGTTTATCTGCTTagaaattgggaaaaaaaataaatgctggtattagttttttttttataattttttcagcaGTATCAGGTAAAGTTCAATGTTTGTGAAAAGCCCAACTGTTTCTAGACTTTTGTTtgattgatgagaaaaattGAGAGTGTACTACACGGTTTCTTGTGAACCAGGGGGGACCAGACTGGGGTAGAAGATTTTCCCATGCgttttgcaataaaaaaaaaaagccacgcTGACAAATCCGTACGGGTGTGCTGTGTAGCGGCTGCCGTATAGACTTGCTCTTTTTTTAAACTCCCTGTCTATTTCCTCCATGGTACTCACTTTCTTCTGCAATGCATTGCTTTTGCCTGTTTCCAAACCTActcccaacccccccccccccccccccccccccaaaaaaaaaaaaaaaaaaaaaaggaagaaggaaaaagagtaaaaagtaaattttttgtacatgtatACTTCAGATTTTTGTCGCTTGATGAACAGCCAATAGCCGCTGCATCTATTGCTCAAGTGCATCGTGGGACATTGAAAGATCAGCAGGAAGTTGCAATTAAGGTTTGTCAGAAAAGTAATGTCAATTTAAGTAATTCTGATATGATTTTAATcttcctattaaaaaaaatattttaatcttacTATTAAAAAACTCATTGAATTAACAGGTAGCTTTTCAGTATATTCCATCATGATCATTCTAGATGTCTTTGTCTTGTAAGAGCATGTGGAAAACTTTTTCCTAGGAGGGATGGTTTGGACACAATCCCACCTTTTAGTATTTTTGCAAGAAGTGATTGCTCTTAAGACTGAAATCCTTGTGCTCACGCTTAGCAGCATGAGACTTCACTGCTGCACCAGACAATAGCTACTATTACAGTAACGACATGATTCTCTTTTGACAAGTGATAGTgcattcagagagagagagagagagagagagagaagggggggggggatgggGAGGGGATAAGCGTAGAGCGGTATTATGAAGATATCGCCGTCAATGTGCGCGCATGTATATCTACATATTActtatctatctatatatccTGTCCACATGTAGATAGATAGATAAGTAATATGTAGATATACATGCGCGCACATGTGGACAGGCGGATATCTTCATATTACATAAGCAAAACCCCTGTCATTGATGTCTTTCATGCACTATCCCTCACCCTCCCCCTcccatatatagatagatagatatatacaaGAAACATGTATCGGGATCTTGCTTTTGGTCTCCACTTTAACTGCCATCcacattcatttttattataacgTTCAGTAATCATACTATGGGGCTTTGTGAGTTGGACCTAAGATACTGCTTTGAATACTGGCTAATGTTGAAAGTAACTGCTGAGTGAGtaatgtatacttcctgtatactgGGATAATTTCCCTTCTTCgttaaaatttatcttacttataaaaaaaatgttgaaagtaACTGAGTCAAATCATAAACAGTATGCATTGTCATTCCATTTGTCTATGAATATCATTACGTCTGTAATGGTCAATGGTAAGTAGTACTTGTCAACTTGATgatgaaatgattttcttctttggatTACAGGTGCAATACCCTGGGTTAGAGAACCAGATGAAATTGGACACAAGTATTATGTCTTTCCTTTCAAAATGCATTGAATGGGTACACACTGAATTTCTTGACCCTATGATTTACATTTACTTCATAATTCAATGATTCCTTTTTATAgtacaaatattcaaattatctaCTATTCCAATCATTTTGCAGATTTGCATGAACTAGAACATAGTTCTTCTGATGTGATgtttaagctttttttttttatctgatacGTTCATGGCATTGAAACTCTCAAATTATCTATACTGGTGTTCAAGTCAAATACTGTTGTTTGCAATTGGATCAAGTGTGGTCATGGTTCGTATATGCTTCACGATAAGCAACAAAGGACGGCAATGTACTTGGATCATTGACAAAAGATTTGGTTTGTGCCACTGAACCTCTCATCTAATTCAAGGAAGCCTCAATTTCAACTACATAGCTTCAGCTACTGCAGACGCTTTGTTCCTTTAGCGCTAGAGGGAGTCATATCTTATACTAATCTTGAATAAGATCACTCCTCCATTAGAGTCCATCATTGGGTTTTTGGTTAGGAGAATCCTGGATTTCCATAAAACCACACTTTCTGGAATCCTTACGTTATGAGAATCAAATATCTGAGAACGTAAGACTTCAGTGTCTGGTTTACACATGATGACAAAACCCACATGTCCACCAAGGAAAAATCTCATATACCCCCCATCTGTGTGGCAATCATGTTGACATTGCCAGAATTTTGAGTAAAAATTGCAAACCAATCAAGAGAATCGTGACAAAGTCCTAGAAAGCAATGGAATGACGAGGCCCCTTTTTTACTCGTGCCTGTTGTATATGAATTTGTGTGAACTTGAATTCCTAACAATAtctacttataaataaaaatctactccctgggggtttaggttccatgggtgagtcctaagggctcttCTGTgtggtgagtcctaagggctctgcaTGGGGGCTGAGAATCTGTCAAGGATCTCTTTTCTTTAatgttccttttctttctttttttcttcttgctgTTGTTATCATTTTATTCTTCTAGGTCCCATGTTTTTCATTTGCTTTATcaggtttttcttttcattctttcctTCCACAGTTTTTCCCTGAATACAGGTTTGAGTGGCTAGTATCAGAATTTGTGGAGACTATTTCTTTAGAACTTGGTGAGTCATAGAATGGCTTTGCTACTTGTACTTTGTATTGGTTCTTGTTGAGTAGAAAATTGAGTTTCAGTAGTACTTTCATCACTGCCAccaactattttcttctttttgattTTACATTTTACCTTTAAGAAACATGGATAGATTGTCGAGGAggtataaaaaatacaataattacCAAAATATTcatctgccataagtgagggtttttaaTAAAGGGATGTTTTTCAGtcttttcaaataattaactatttaaCTCCCAATTGACCAAGGTATTGGTTACATGTGCCTCATCAATGCTAAAGTTCTAATAGACTTTTGGGTTACCTCTGTTATCAGAAAAAAGATGTCAACTCTTTTGGAGGATTGCCGCCCTAACATAAAATCCCTGTAGTATCGTCACTAGCATTGTCTTTTAGTTTATTAATAGTGGATCCAAAACCCCAAGGGATTGGCctaagtggtgaaggccttggtcttggggtatcactccctttaaggtccaaggttcaacacctcataggtgcaaacaatcatttggggccacacctcctggtgaaaagccaacgatttaaccagttccgtgtagggaaacttctgaGGGTGTGGTGCACGGGACTGGGTTTACTCTACGGGGGTGGTCCCAAGGGCCTTGCCTTGTAGAGGTTccctgacataaaaaaaaaaaaaaaaatagtggatcCAAGGTAGTGATGATATAGTTTCCTTGAGCACAAACTTCTATTATCCTctcacatttaatttttttggtcttttacttataaaaaaaaaacatttagttTTTATGGTCTTATAAATGTGACACAGCCTTTTACGATTTTAGTGATGGAAACATATGTGcttgttttccttcttttcaaatactgtcattttatttttagaaattgtaTTCTCAATATCTTCTCATTACTAGTAATGAGTTGCATAAAAACCCATCTATATAAACATCGACACTTCTGATCATTGTTGATAGTCATTATATAAGATTATTGCAAGAGTAAttgtttttccctctttttATTGCTCTGCAGACTTCATTCAGGAAGCAAAAAATTCAGAGAGAACTGCCAAAAACTTCAAAAGCAATGACATGGTCTGGGTTCCTTATATATTTTGGGTATGATtatattttcctcattttctatTAAGCAGTTGTCTGCCTTGCTATAAATTCACGAGTTCGATGATGAACATATTGAAATGTTTTGTCAATCTGATTACCATATAAATGGGTTCAGGAGTTAACAACAAGACAGGTTCTGACAATGGAGTTTTGTAGGGGTTGCAAGGTAAGATACTTATGATATttagaaactctctctctctctctctctcacacacacacacccttTTTGTCCTACTTAGactgattttaatattatttttatttctcccACATTtctatttgtataaaattatgattcGTCTTTATGAGTTGACTATTTCTTAAAAAGGGTAATGAAAGGTATAACTTGTATTCGTCTTTATGTGCTATTAACTGGAAGTTCCTTAGATTTCAGGTTGATGACGTGGAATTTCTTAAAGAAATGGGAATCAATCCGATAAAGGTTGTTTTTCTGACACAGCTACAGGTTATATCTTTGTATTGTTTTTCTTCAGTTGTGATGGTATATGTTCTAGAGCCACAAATTACCTGCGTAGCCAAATGTCTGGTTGCCCCAGCTTGGCTTGGTGAGATTATAGGCATTCGAGCTTTGGCAGAGCTCAACCTGAGAAAAGAATATAAGTTTTAGCATGGTACTGATGTTTGAAAAATTAAGATCGGTTTGCCTCTGTTCTCTGTTCCTAGAAGTTTGTTTATGGGTTTGAAGGGCACCCCTGTTTCAGGCacctctttattttatttttttgcttataactatttatgttttaaaaatgtatttgttaTCTTGAAGTCGGAAGACAAACCCACACATGGTCCTCTACCATTACCGATCTGCAATTCAGTGAAAGTGAGGACAGACCTCCAGACCTTACATTACCTTGTCAACGTGGGACTCCAAGCAGCTTTTCTAAAGCTTTTAACCATGAGATAACACTTTCttgaaagaaatatatttattgagattACGTGCATCCAATTAAGTTTTTCCTCTTACCAATACATAAAGCTTAGTTATAAGACCGTATCAACTTGACTCACAAGCCTAGCAGGTCGAGCTCACTATTCTCTGGAATTCACTCACTTTGTCAAGTGAGACTGGAAAGCGGACCCAGGCTTAGTCTGCTGCCAAAATACCATCAAGGAATGCTAAGCACAAGCTACTTGCTAGCAGATTCTATCATTTTGGCCATATGAAATACCTTTTTCATAGTGAATATGCAAAACCTTCATCCAGGCATGATGctgagaaaattaattttgttatgaaaCTTTGGCTGATTGGTGAATGCTCATGTGCATGTGTTGTCCCTAACTATCATTGAATCTGAGAGGCCCTCCATAGCTCTTATTTGAGCGGTTATGCAGACATTTTGCCTACTAAACCATTGGATAAGTCAAATCATTAACCTTTTTTAGGTTGCAAGAGCACTGGTGGAAGTATACgctgaaatgatatttattcaTGGTTTTGTACATGGAGATCCCCACCCGGGTAATATATTAGTTTCTCCAGAAGGCCGGTATGGATTTTCTTTGGGTATGTTCTGATTGATAATAAAGTATACCTTGATTTCCATCTGGGGTGTAGAAATGTTGTATATGAGATCTCTAACCTTTTTCTTTGTCATAAATCAACTGTGCAGTTCTTTTAGATCATGGAATCTACAAACAACTCGACGAAGGATTTAGATTGGACTACTGTGAGCTTTGGAAGGCTTTAATTCTTCTtgactccaaaaaaatacaacaactaGGCGAGTGTTTTGGTGTTGGAAAGTACGCTAGGTacttccctctcattttcactGGAAGAACTATTGACAGGTGATTGCCATTTatctttttagtttatttctaACAGAGTATGTTATTAGTCAATTAGAGCCTTGGAAAAAGATAGATAGTGCGTCTTATGACATGCATGCACCTCAAATAATTGATTTATGATTCTTTGCAATGTGTAAATCTCAGAAATTATTGAAACAAAAACAACTAACAATGGAGGAGGTTAGGCTGAAACCTTAGTGTTTAAATACTTATGATAGTATAATCATATGATGACTAGAATTTTAgcataatttattatatctttGAACAATATTAAGCATGTCTACGATGGCAAACTTTTAATCTGATATACAAAGTTTGTGGTGACTAACAAGAGTGTGCCtcgttcaaaaaaaaaaaaaaaatttgccttTTAATTTATCTGCTTGTGTTTTATGATCATCATTTTCAATATAAAGAATGTGTAAACCCTCTTAACAAAttacaactaaaaaaaacaatcattacaaaaaaattcataatgaaaCCTCCTAAATCTGTAATCCTAGAGTTTCCTTTAAGTTCTGTATCGTTAAATATACAATTTTCTCTCCTGCCAAATTCTCCATGTAACACCACAGAATTGCTTTCCATATCAAACAACTTTTAGTACAAAAATTCCATTGTAGTCCTGGGCATTATCCCAGTTGCACCCCAAATTGTTTTGAGACTAAGAATCATaattgatgtgtttttttttttttgataagagaGAACCATAATTGATGCTACAGCACAATAGAGGAGGAAACAGTACACACTTTCGCCATTTCTTTTTACATGCAACACCAATTCTCCATGATTGCCCCTTTTCTTAAGGTCATCAATTGTCGAGGCTCCAAAGGATTTGTGCTTTGCgtcctcttctttttcatctgatatacacacacatatatatacatatttctaacttttttcttctctatatGTAGATTGGTGGATATGAACTCATAGGCCTATCTACTTTCTTTACATAGAAattcttgaatttcaaattgGTCAAGTTAGTGACTTCTTGGAAGCTACCATAAGGATTTTCCTTAAATGCAGCAATTtccatttttatattcttatttttctttcctttgctTCCTTTCTTTCTACTATATGGAACTTTGATTGATAGAAAGAGGCACTTCAGAAATTCTCTAGTCAACCACATTCTTTGTTGTTGCTGAATATTTCATTCatccttcattttcttgataataTTTACAACAGCAATCTCATGTAACCCTTGTCATGTGATTGATAGTAAATCACCCCTCGGGAGGGGAATGTCTAGCGACGAGAAAAGGAATTTAAAGCAGGAGTTGAGGTCTCTGCAGATGGAGGACATATCTTCATTTATGGAATCTCTGCCTCCAGAGTTCTTAATTATATTGCGAACAGAGTAAGCAGAGCTAAATTTCCGCCACACAAGATGCTAACTAATTTCCAGAGAAGGGTGTAATGTAAgagaaataatgaaataaaaaaaaggaataatgcTGAATGGAAGTTTCACATTCTTTGCTCGTTCTGTTTCTTTCAGTGGGCTATTGAGGTCTATCCTTCGCAAGTTGGGTGCTTCTCAACGGGTTAGGTTGCTAGCCTATGCCAAATGTGCATTATATGGTCTTTCTCTGAGGTCGAATCCTCAATCTGGTAAACAAGCAAAATGCCCAATCTTAATCTTGACccatatgtctatatatattgcAAGTTTTGAAAGGAAATTGTCTTGTTGGTAAGGAGCTGCTTTGTAGCAAATATCGGAGGGAATATACTTTGAGAGAATGTAAAATTGTTTGGTACTGAATTCCCTCCAGGATATGTACACAACCCCCTGGGTAGGAGAGACTTGTGAAAGTTGGCTACGCCAgggaattttttaaaatcccacGGGccctttgaagtttgaacctCATGCCTGGACCTAAAGTTTCCAATCACATTACTCTCTGTATGGCAGACAGATCaactcttatttattttcatctttctttgtGCTCCAGATTTTCCTGTAAAAGCTGCATTATCCAGATTGAAGACGAACATTAGTTATCTTCATTTAAGGCTTGTTCTCGGTAAGTTTGCACTTATGTAGAATTTATTTGATGTCCTTCTAACCATAATAGCTGCATTGACTTCGGAATTTATCAATTTTAGAAGTACTGGATCTGCTTTCTTGGATGAAGAAAATCAGGCGTTTACTTTACACCTTAACTGAAAGGTTTGTTGGTGGAATAAGGAGTATCCTAACGCTGTCTTTGAGTAATTAAAATCCATCCATTTCCTCGTGGAAATTTATTGTGATGTTCTCTTAATTCTTAGTCCTTTCTATTTGTGTTCCCAGAATGTCTGTCATCTTTGCTGCTACTAGCTCCTCAATCTTAAAAGGAGCTTAGGGGTACTCTGAAGCACCTGCTGATCTTGTTTTACCTTTGGCTGACTGGCGTTTAAACCCTTTTTGAGTTTGGATGCATGCGAGAAAACACATTCTTTTCTGGTTAGGTGTCTATAAGAATTTGAGTGGCATTTTTATTgaagtaatgctagagagaaacTACTATAGCAGTGTACACTTTGTACTCACTGCGTaactgcttctagttgattgtttccaacactcacttggggagatgtggtctagatgatatcacatcatgtgtgcaaaatggatgATTTCAATAgtaatttctatctatatttattctttttatagtCATCTTTCAATGGAGTGAACCCTTTGTTGGGTCATATTTGCTAGTTTTACACTCTAGACACTGATGTAGTTTTACATTTTGACGTCGGAAAAACCAAATATAGGATATTACGATCTCAACTATGTGATTCCAATTGCTCAAAATCTGTGAAATAGTGCAGTGGAGTGCTTTAAACTGAACGCGTGAAAGTGGTTTCTGCACCCCTCAAACATGTGGTTCTGTGTCGGCGTGCTATTGCTGTAGTGTAATTCTGGCAAACACACAAACAAGCAAGCCACATAGCGGTAACCACATGGCCCACCTCTGGGTAAATGATCAGTTCAGGCCACCACCGGGTAGATTGCTGACAAGGGCCGCCCAGAGGTGGCAATCGATCCATTTTCTTGacattgttattgttattatggaaGAGGATCTTGAAATCTTTACCATTTGCACGAACAAGTCAATGTTGAAGAATAAGAAGTGCTACCCTTGCAATAGATATAGGATGATCGactgagaaaattgaaatgacAAAAAATTGGTCGAGAGATGAATTTCATTTTATGAATGCAGTTTGGACCCGTTGTGTAACAGACGGGAAATGGTAAATATGTTTCAAACAAGTGCAGCGCCAGATTCTACCATAAACACGAGATTTAAAGATAATCCAACGATTATATCTGTCTGCTGCAAGCaatcagaattaaaaaaaaaatttattgttccCCGATGTCATACCAAGTTATCAAAGAGGCATCTCGTTGTCCAGGTTGCCAATCCATTCCTGCAGCATAGACCAAAACTCGGTCAATTTTTACAGTAAAAAGTTTTCATAGAACTGACTCAAAATGAAACAACAAAAGACTCCCACATGCTTAGCAAGCATCTATCTCCAAGTTTCATAGCACTCCCCATCAATATTGTAGAAAAGGTTGACATTTTAGGTCAATATAATTCTGCAGTAAAATCACCAGTCTAGTGCGCAGAATGAAATTAGTGTGTTAACATACAACTATGCTTAGGCAGAAAGTCTTGCTCTAAGTTCTGCCGCAACAGCATCAATGAACTCTTCAGTATTCAGATAATGATCCCTAGTAGCCCTGCACCACGCATGATGGCATGTCACCAACACAAAAGTaagtagaattaattaaatacaagtaCCTACTCTACACACACTTACTTAGGTCCATGGATAAGAATTGCAAGATCCTTGGTCATCTTCCCAGATTCCACGACTCCAACACAAGCTGCTTCTAGTTTCTCAGTGAAATCTAGAAGTTTATCATTCCCATCCAGCTTTGCCCTGTCAGCCAGGACGTAGTCAGTTACTTATACATTTTCTCTGTAAGTAATTAGTATTCATTCGATTGTTTATGCTTTTACTTAATATATCCGTGTGCACGCACGCAATATCTTGGGTATCTAGAGAGCCAAAGTCTTCAGATCAACAAAACGGTATCACATACCTGTGTGCAAGTCCTCGTGACCAAGCAAAAATCGAGGCTATGCTGTTGGTGCTGGTTTCACCTCCTTTCTGATGAACCCTATAATGCCGTGTAACAGTACCATGGGC containing:
- the LOC109010658 gene encoding aarF domain-containing protein kinase 1-like isoform X4, whose amino-acid sequence is MRTGIFKFPAKAKTRLYLVACAGAATATGVSFHAFNPNSPSLSYDSFLRSSIFPEKILTVSHGVIRSSRAIYTIACTVVDYKYSLYGLPIDSYEYLQKLSEVHSRSAKRIQNLCEANKGFYVKAGQFVVSLRQVPKEYSSTLSSLQDQPIAAASIAQVHRGTLKDQQEVAIKVQYPGLENQMKLDTSIMSFLSKCIEWFFPEYRFEWLVSEFVETISLELDFIQEAKNSERTAKNFKSNDMVWVPYIFWELTTRQVLTMEFCRGCKVDDVEFLKEMGINPIKVARALVEVYAEMIFIHGFVHGDPHPGNILVSPEGRYGFSLVLLDHGIYKQLDEGFRLDYCELWKALILLDSKKIQQLGECFGVGKYARYFPLIFTGRTIDSKSPLGRGMSSDEKRNLKQELRSLQMEDISSFMESLPPEFLIILRTDGLLRSILRKLGASQRVRLLAYAKCALYGLSLRSNPQSDFPVKAALSRLKTNISYLHLRLVLEVLDLLSWMKKIRRLLYTLTERMSVIFAATSSSILKGA
- the LOC109010658 gene encoding aarF domain-containing protein kinase 1-like isoform X1, whose translation is MRTGIFKFPAKAKTRLYLVACAGAATATGVSFHAFNPNSPSLSYDSFLRSSIFPEKILTVSHGVIRSSRAIYTIACTVVDYKYSLYGLPIDSYEYLQKLSEVHSRSAKRIQNLCEANKGFYVKAGQFVVSLRQVPKEYSSTLSSLQDQTAPCDFKAIKKVLISNLGQDLSEIFLSLDEQPIAAASIAQVHRGTLKDQQEVAIKVQYPGLENQMKLDTSIMSFLSKCIEWFFPEYRFEWLVSEFVETISLELDFIQEAKNSERTAKNFKSNDMVWVPYIFWELTTRQVLTMEFCRGCKVDDVEFLKEMGINPIKVARALVEVYAEMIFIHGFVHGDPHPGNILVSPEGRYGFSLVLLDHGIYKQLDEGFRLDYCELWKALILLDSKKIQQLGECFGVGKYARYFPLIFTGRTIDSKSPLGRGMSSDEKRNLKQELRSLQMEDISSFMESLPPEFLIILRTDGLLRSILRKLGASQRVRLLAYAKCALYGLSLRSNPQSDFPVKAALSRLKTNISYLHLRLVLEVLDLLSWMKKIRRLLYTLTERMSVIFAATSSSILKGA
- the LOC109010658 gene encoding aarF domain-containing protein kinase 1-like isoform X3, yielding MRTGIFKFPAKAKTRLYLVACAGAATATGVSFHAFNPNSPSLSYDSFLRSSIFPEKILTVSHGVIRSSRAIYTIACTVVDYKYSLYGLPIDSYEYLQKLSEVHSRSAKRIQNLCEANKGFYVKAGQFVVSLRQVPKEYSSTLSSLQDQTAPCDFKAIKKVLISNLGQDLSEIFLSLDEQPIAAASIAQVHRGTLKDQQEVAIKVQYPGLENQMKLDTSIMSFLSKCIEWFFPEYRFEWLVSEFVETISLELDFIQEAKNSERTAKNFKSNDMVWVPYIFWELTTRQVLTMEFCRGCKVDDVEFLKEMGINPIKVARALVEVYAEMIFIHGFVHGDPHPGNILVSPEGRYGFSLVLLDHGIYKQLDEGFRLDYCELWKALILLDSKKIQQLGECFGVGKYARYFPLIFTGRTIDSKSPLGRGMSSDEKRNLKQELRSLQMEDISSFMESLPPEFLIILRTDGLLRSILRKLGASQRVRLLAYAKCALYGLSLRSNPQSDFPVKAALSRLKTNISYLHLRLVLECLSSLLLLAPQS
- the LOC109010658 gene encoding aarF domain-containing protein kinase 1-like isoform X2, which encodes MRTGIFKFPAKAKTRLYLVACAGAATATGVSFHAFNPNSPSLSYDSFLRSSIFPEKILTVSHGVIRSSRAIYTIACTVVDYKYSLYGLPIDSYEYLQKLSEVHSRSAKRIQNLCEANKGFYVKAGQFVVSLRQVPKEYSSTLSSLQDQTAPCDFKAIKKVLISNLGQDLSEIFLSLDEQPIAAASIAQVHRGTLKDQQEVAIKVQYPGLENQMKLDTSIMSFLSKCIEWFFPEYRFEWLVSEFVETISLELDFIQEAKNSERTAKNFKSNDMVWVPYIFWELTTRQVLTMEFCRGCKVDDVEFLKEMGINPIKVARALVEVYAEMIFIHGFVHGDPHPGNILVSPEGRYGFSLVLLDHGIYKQLDEGFRLDYCELWKALILLDSKKIQQLGECFGVGKYARYFPLIFTGRTIDSKSPLGRGMSSDEKRNLKQELRSLQMEDISSFMESLPPEFLIILRTDGLLRSILRKLGASQRVRLLAYAKCALYGLSLRSNPQSDFPVKAALSRLKTNISYLHLRLVLVLDLLSWMKKIRRLLYTLTERMSVIFAATSSSILKGA